A DNA window from Ornithobacterium rhinotracheale DSM 15997 contains the following coding sequences:
- a CDS encoding ParA family protein, whose product MKKEPKFVSFATQKGGVGKTTFTILVASLLHYRMGYNVVVFDCDYPQHSISNLREQDLKIVMQNEHFKQKAHELFSSINKKAYPIITCKSSEAIQKAEEFINETPYDIDIVLFDMPGTVNTAGILTVLSHINHIFAPITADRVVIESTLSFTEVLSNIIAKNMESAIQTVHLFWNQVDGREKSPLYKIYENVIAELNLSMMQSFISDSKRFRKDGSGNQKYVFRSTLMPADKRLMSGCHLDDFIKEFVKIIEV is encoded by the coding sequence ATGAAAAAAGAACCCAAATTTGTCAGCTTTGCCACTCAAAAGGGCGGTGTAGGAAAAACCACTTTTACGATTTTAGTCGCCAGCTTGCTCCATTACCGAATGGGCTATAATGTAGTAGTATTCGATTGTGATTACCCACAGCATAGTATCAGTAATCTACGGGAACAGGATTTAAAAATCGTGATGCAGAATGAACATTTCAAGCAGAAAGCTCACGAGCTATTCAGCTCCATTAACAAAAAAGCCTACCCGATTATCACTTGCAAATCTAGTGAGGCAATTCAAAAGGCAGAAGAATTTATCAACGAAACGCCTTATGATATTGATATAGTGCTATTCGATATGCCTGGAACGGTTAATACCGCAGGTATTTTGACCGTTCTATCCCATATCAATCATATTTTTGCGCCCATCACTGCCGATAGGGTGGTGATTGAAAGTACTCTCAGTTTTACAGAAGTACTTTCCAACATCATTGCCAAAAATATGGAGAGTGCTATACAAACCGTGCATTTGTTTTGGAACCAAGTCGATGGACGAGAAAAATCGCCATTGTATAAAATCTACGAAAATGTTATTGCAGAATTGAATTTGTCTATGATGCAGAGTTTTATCTCGGACAGTAAACGCTTCCGAAAAGACGGAAGCGGTAATCAGAAATATGTATTTCGTTCCACTTTAATGCCCGCAGACAAACGACTTATGAGTGGTTGTCATTTGGATGATTTTATTAAGGAATTTGTAAAAATAATAGAAGTATGA
- a CDS encoding DUF6402 family protein, protein MQKLYHYIKQVGNYARIPEKIIPIVFSFLFAFQPLSLKAQQYPVKMVPVLLPPYSLKLSEYAISTQTKLRLQVMMTDLQEPQHPTGIKFSLESSLGAVPIATSQSFVSGMSPFTLYPGSNITLTNVDLRPLFELQNLAGLNASQYAQTLPEGIYQFCFQAYDYYTKNNLSAKTCAQAYLTQYEPPLLNLPQNAEKVQVEGDIVGSKGIVFQWMPRQVAPNTHYIFILKELWDAGRSPVAGFLSSPILWKEKTYATSLYYGPEKTRLIPGKRYAWQVQAVSGNPVVGTNPTEDNGVYKNNGLSEIFYFDYVEDCKVPTFLMAKNAGRGRVELSWTMPGQPSGLYSIQYRKRDSNTDWQTEESYQTKYILTGLENQTEYEYRIGTVCGNLQNFNPSPIEGDTSGNAYAYSAIQYFTTDSEEKESSKYQCGVMPSIDLTNKAPLQTALGTNEVFTAGDFPVTVLSSQGSNGIYSGEGYIQVPYLGDTKIKVVFNNIKLNTDKQLISGVVETTYDVNESAVSFVSEGIGELFGDKGVKDITLNYTIKEIKYDEKTKRIIIIGDAGAGNESDSGSEEDSQEVLPGGKDYTLTDAKGNVWAVDEEGNITNVGRQAKGGASTPQNTAGVNAEGKATAITAEGIRVTFKNSSDSKYAFDQPEKALTSDYKELNGKLIPFKAVENKKTEPFIASVEITDNSISADSLIFKTSKGVPIDAKKVGNDYRLTLKGLYSYATEQVQAIIKQGDKYQVAGAFNLVHISPKTIKLNLVPTLGVSISRNQIQKVKDIYKEIAIDVDISVKEAFDITPYLVNGKLPSEDAFGDLSSYSPAQNKVIEAYKQERGVDLSYYIFVTDKPSSNGQDGYMRLGGQFGFVYDQQARTIAHELGHGALRLEHPFKEFKNVAQGEVKNLMDYNTSNTNTNTNTNTNTNFIYPDWKQVNDPKFKLYLFQGQDEGELVNLDVREHLRKLRLYYKYNIHFNISRYSRTGGIKKGVDFFDYKVKDLVLIYYKKEGLVANLSLSKSEKYSNFYNKLMYQIKIGNVGEINCLSKEDRDVLYDFITKDMFKYMPQNTIRIINKKTYNYNLIYNDLEKIKGNLIKKNIYKGLSVKEKLLLDLPLIMWSKKWEYGSIFMYNWFMEEGDINMDKDLYKFLDNWKELKEMKNKFYTFIEKYKNVEIKKEEKENTFRLYALNDLKKHLSQIDIDTNIKLSNELNEDYLNFSRYNIQIGVFDDINTPYVASFGTFSIKYLLEGNYNRGKQEISITNIWEKVDDNFDFVDDKKWSIILSQPLGVWNKSIFKYYEKVGAYKNIDPFDDRLNISNSVFNSFRKKTKIGKDFCIKGIRSIKGKNMFIKTIKINENEVIYK, encoded by the coding sequence ATGCAGAAACTATATCATTATATAAAACAAGTGGGAAACTACGCTAGAATACCTGAAAAAATTATTCCAATTGTTTTTAGTTTTTTATTTGCCTTTCAACCATTATCACTGAAGGCGCAACAATACCCTGTAAAGATGGTACCAGTCTTGTTGCCACCCTATAGTTTAAAGCTGAGTGAGTATGCTATAAGTACGCAGACAAAGTTGCGCTTACAAGTCATGATGACAGACTTGCAGGAGCCACAACACCCCACAGGCATAAAGTTTAGCTTAGAAAGTTCGTTAGGCGCAGTTCCTATAGCCACTAGCCAAAGTTTTGTATCTGGGATGTCTCCTTTTACGCTGTATCCAGGCAGTAATATAACGCTGACCAATGTTGATTTAAGACCTCTGTTTGAGTTGCAGAATTTGGCAGGCTTAAATGCTTCACAATATGCACAAACTCTGCCAGAGGGAATTTATCAATTTTGCTTTCAGGCATACGATTATTATACCAAGAACAATCTTTCCGCAAAGACCTGTGCACAGGCTTATTTAACACAATATGAGCCTCCTCTACTCAATCTCCCTCAGAATGCAGAAAAAGTACAAGTTGAGGGCGATATCGTAGGCAGCAAAGGAATTGTATTTCAATGGATGCCAAGGCAAGTCGCCCCCAATACCCATTATATATTCATTTTAAAAGAACTATGGGATGCAGGACGCAGTCCTGTAGCTGGATTTTTATCCTCTCCTATATTATGGAAAGAAAAAACTTATGCAACAAGTTTATATTATGGTCCCGAGAAAACGCGTTTAATTCCAGGGAAACGCTATGCTTGGCAGGTGCAAGCAGTAAGCGGTAATCCAGTAGTTGGCACAAATCCTACCGAAGATAATGGAGTGTATAAAAACAATGGGCTCTCCGAGATATTTTATTTTGATTATGTAGAAGATTGTAAGGTGCCTACATTTTTAATGGCAAAAAATGCAGGTAGAGGACGCGTGGAGCTTAGTTGGACAATGCCCGGACAGCCCTCGGGATTATACAGTATACAATACCGAAAGAGAGACAGCAATACGGATTGGCAAACCGAAGAAAGTTACCAGACCAAATATATACTCACAGGCTTAGAAAATCAGACTGAATATGAATACAGAATAGGAACAGTTTGCGGAAATCTACAGAATTTTAACCCTTCGCCTATAGAGGGAGACACTTCAGGCAATGCCTATGCGTATAGTGCGATACAATATTTTACAACAGATAGCGAAGAAAAAGAAAGTAGTAAATACCAGTGTGGCGTAATGCCCTCTATAGACCTTACCAATAAAGCCCCATTGCAAACCGCATTAGGAACCAATGAAGTCTTTACGGCAGGAGATTTTCCAGTAACAGTACTATCATCACAGGGTAGCAATGGCATTTACAGCGGAGAAGGCTATATACAAGTGCCCTATTTAGGAGATACCAAAATAAAAGTAGTCTTTAATAATATTAAACTAAATACCGATAAACAACTGATAAGCGGTGTGGTGGAGACTACTTATGATGTGAATGAAAGTGCCGTATCATTTGTATCAGAAGGCATAGGAGAACTCTTTGGAGACAAAGGAGTAAAAGACATTACATTAAACTACACCATCAAAGAAATAAAATATGATGAGAAAACCAAAAGAATCATCATCATAGGCGATGCAGGCGCAGGTAATGAAAGCGACAGTGGTTCAGAAGAAGATAGCCAAGAGGTGTTGCCAGGAGGCAAAGATTATACCCTTACCGATGCCAAAGGCAATGTTTGGGCTGTCGATGAAGAGGGGAACATAACGAATGTAGGAAGACAAGCCAAAGGAGGAGCTTCTACTCCACAAAATACCGCAGGAGTAAATGCAGAAGGTAAGGCTACGGCTATCACAGCTGAAGGCATTAGAGTAACTTTTAAAAACAGTAGTGATTCCAAATACGCTTTTGATCAACCTGAAAAAGCATTAACTAGCGACTACAAAGAACTCAATGGTAAACTGATTCCATTCAAAGCTGTAGAAAACAAAAAGACGGAACCCTTTATTGCAAGCGTGGAGATTACAGATAATAGTATATCTGCGGATAGTTTAATATTCAAAACTTCTAAAGGTGTACCGATAGATGCCAAAAAAGTAGGAAATGATTATAGATTGACTTTAAAAGGATTATACAGCTATGCTACAGAACAAGTACAAGCAATCATTAAGCAAGGAGATAAATACCAAGTAGCTGGAGCGTTTAATTTAGTTCATATCTCACCTAAGACAATTAAGCTAAACCTCGTTCCAACGCTAGGGGTAAGTATATCTAGAAACCAAATACAGAAAGTAAAAGATATCTATAAGGAAATAGCTATAGATGTAGATATTAGCGTTAAAGAAGCCTTTGACATTACGCCTTATTTAGTAAATGGAAAATTACCTTCGGAAGATGCCTTTGGGGATTTGTCTAGCTACAGTCCTGCACAAAATAAGGTAATTGAAGCCTACAAACAAGAGCGAGGAGTAGATTTGTCTTACTACATATTTGTAACGGATAAACCCTCTTCCAATGGACAAGACGGCTATATGCGATTGGGCGGACAGTTTGGATTTGTGTATGACCAACAGGCAAGAACCATAGCACACGAGCTAGGACACGGAGCCTTGCGATTAGAACACCCATTTAAGGAGTTTAAGAATGTAGCCCAAGGGGAGGTTAAAAACCTGATGGACTACAATACCAGCAACACCAATACCAATACTAACACCAATACCAACACAAATTTCATATACCCAGACTGGAAACAAGTAAACGACCCTAAGTTTAAACTTTATTTGTTCCAAGGACAGGATGAGGGGGAGTTAGTTAATTTAGATGTTAGAGAGCATCTCAGAAAACTTCGTTTATATTACAAGTATAATATTCATTTCAATATATCTAGATATAGTCGTACTGGGGGAATAAAAAAAGGAGTTGATTTTTTTGATTATAAAGTTAAAGATTTAGTACTTATTTATTATAAAAAAGAAGGACTTGTTGCAAATTTATCTTTGTCAAAAAGTGAAAAATATTCCAATTTTTATAATAAATTAATGTACCAAATAAAAATAGGAAATGTTGGGGAAATAAATTGTCTATCAAAAGAGGATAGAGATGTTTTATATGATTTTATAACAAAGGATATGTTCAAATATATGCCACAAAATACTATTAGAATAATAAATAAAAAAACATATAACTATAATTTGATTTATAATGATTTGGAAAAGATAAAAGGAAATCTAATAAAGAAAAATATATATAAGGGACTATCAGTCAAAGAAAAATTATTACTGGATTTACCTTTAATAATGTGGAGTAAAAAATGGGAATATGGCAGTATCTTTATGTATAATTGGTTTATGGAAGAAGGGGATATCAATATGGATAAGGATCTGTATAAATTTTTAGATAATTGGAAAGAATTAAAAGAAATGAAAAATAAATTTTATACTTTTATAGAAAAGTATAAAAATGTAGAAATAAAAAAAGAAGAAAAGGAAAATACCTTTCGTTTATATGCTTTAAACGATTTGAAAAAACATCTATCTCAAATAGATATTGATACAAATATTAAACTATCTAATGAATTAAACGAAGATTACTTAAATTTTTCAAGATATAATATACAGATAGGAGTGTTTGATGACATTAATACTCCTTATGTTGCTTCGTTTGGAACTTTTTCTATTAAATATCTATTAGAAGGAAATTATAATAGAGGAAAACAGGAAATTTCTATAACAAATATTTGGGAGAAAGTTGATGATAATTTTGATTTTGTTGATGATAAAAAGTGGAGTATTATTCTTAGCCAACCATTAGGGGTTTGGAATAAATCAATTTTTAAGTATTATGAAAAGGTCGGTGCTTATAAAAATATTGATCCCTTTGATGATCGATTGAATATTAGTAATAGTGTTTTTAATTCATTCAGAAAAAAAACAAAAATAGGAAAAGACTTTTGTATTAAAGGAATAAGAAGTATCAAAGGAAAAAATATGTTTATCAAAACAATAAAAATTAACGAGAATGAAGTTATCTATAAATAA